A genomic segment from Arcobacter acticola encodes:
- the fdh3B gene encoding formate dehydrogenase FDH3 subunit beta: protein MSNNNVDFARMKFYCDEHRCIHCDGCSVACAEAHELPVEISRRKVVTVNEGKQGMEFSLSVACMHCTDAPCEQVCPVDCFYIRQDGIVLHDKDKCIGCSYCLYACPFGAPQFPANGAFGTKGVMDKCTMCAGGPDETNSEHERELYGQNRIAEGKVPVCAAMCSTKALLVGDAESISNIYRERVMSFGHGVQTMPYGWDKAYGK, encoded by the coding sequence ATGAGTAATAATAATGTAGATTTCGCCAGAATGAAATTTTACTGCGATGAGCACAGATGTATTCATTGTGATGGTTGTTCTGTTGCTTGTGCTGAGGCACATGAACTACCTGTTGAAATTTCTAGAAGAAAAGTTGTAACAGTAAATGAAGGTAAGCAAGGGATGGAATTTTCTCTATCTGTTGCTTGTATGCATTGTACTGATGCACCTTGTGAACAAGTATGTCCTGTTGATTGTTTTTATATCAGACAAGATGGTATTGTTTTACATGATAAAGATAAATGTATTGGTTGTTCATATTGTTTATATGCTTGTCCATTTGGAGCTCCTCAGTTCCCAGCTAACGGTGCTTTTGGTACTAAAGGTGTAATGGATAAATGTACAATGTGTGCAGGTGGTCCAGATGAAACAAATAGTGAACATGAAAGAGAACTTTATGGACAAAATAGAATTGCAGAAGGAAAAGTTCCTGTATGTGCTGCTATGTGTTCAACAAAAGCTTTACTAGTTGGAGATGCTGAATCAATTTCAAATATCTATAGAGAAAGAGTAATGTCATTTGGTCATGGTGTACAAACTATGCCTTATGGTTGGGATAAAGCGTATGGAAAATAA
- a CDS encoding 4Fe-4S binding protein, producing the protein MQDFIYYNASGLDFPISEQILVTNNIEELKDKSFLISNSKEINCELSAQEIDFYIKNTQDSLSDKIKNVLKLYEIAATKYDFAQDISYSSEVSKELLLITSKSEDYELFISKIKSDDFELFSINEEIIKSISGHIGNLQVIVDDEGEDVTLNVSQIVWFDAKQMGLDQSGTFDPNLSSVDDVIQTLKENINSYSYKKFTTYDKSICQYDGRREVICSKCEEVCPTVAITKDDKTKTLTFSQIDCHGCGGCISVCPSGALEYAPMNRESIYEVSKFYKETHPLIIPEKMNITNLESFLKEGVLPLAIEGEKFLDESSFLTLLQMSGSQIIFYSDFLSKGSKDAIRIVNDIYQKKYSKDAILVAMNEDELKTALEEVSFVENSYFNFNQDTLKKREIFSHRLQKLIGEDNLGIVKTGEHVHYGKVIVNESTCTLCLVCVGSCNVGALIADAKDNTLRLNPSLCTSCGYCEISCPEKDCLTIQRDIIELQPSWFKDSVLAQDTLFACVECGKEFATTKAIEKIAAMMGPIFSVDPVKERSLYCCADCKPKIMMQSYFDKKNQGENNAR; encoded by the coding sequence ATGCAAGATTTTATATATTATAATGCTTCGGGGCTAGATTTTCCCATCAGTGAGCAGATACTAGTAACAAACAATATTGAAGAACTAAAAGATAAAAGTTTTTTAATTTCAAACTCAAAAGAAATTAATTGTGAACTAAGTGCACAAGAAATAGATTTCTATATAAAAAATACACAAGATTCACTATCAGATAAAATTAAAAATGTTTTAAAACTTTATGAAATTGCTGCGACAAAATACGATTTTGCTCAAGATATTTCATATTCAAGTGAAGTTTCAAAAGAACTTCTGCTAATCACAAGTAAATCAGAAGATTATGAACTATTTATATCAAAAATTAAATCAGATGATTTCGAACTTTTTTCAATAAATGAAGAGATAATTAAATCAATATCAGGACATATCGGAAATCTTCAAGTAATTGTTGATGATGAGGGAGAAGATGTAACTTTAAATGTTTCTCAAATTGTTTGGTTTGATGCTAAACAAATGGGATTAGATCAAAGCGGAACTTTTGATCCAAATTTATCAAGTGTTGATGATGTAATACAAACTTTAAAAGAAAATATAAATTCATACTCTTATAAAAAATTCACAACTTATGATAAATCAATCTGCCAATATGATGGAAGAAGAGAAGTTATTTGTAGTAAATGTGAAGAAGTTTGTCCAACGGTGGCTATTACTAAAGATGATAAAACTAAAACATTAACTTTTTCACAAATAGATTGTCATGGTTGCGGAGGTTGTATCTCTGTATGTCCAAGTGGTGCTTTAGAATATGCACCTATGAATAGAGAATCTATCTATGAAGTTAGTAAATTTTATAAAGAGACTCACCCTTTAATTATTCCTGAAAAAATGAATATTACAAATTTAGAATCATTTTTAAAAGAAGGTGTATTACCTCTTGCAATTGAAGGTGAAAAGTTTTTAGATGAATCTTCTTTTTTAACTCTTCTTCAAATGTCAGGATCTCAAATTATCTTTTATAGTGACTTTTTATCAAAAGGTTCAAAAGATGCAATTAGAATTGTAAATGATATTTATCAAAAAAAATATTCAAAAGATGCAATTTTAGTAGCTATGAATGAAGATGAATTAAAAACTGCATTGGAAGAAGTTTCTTTTGTGGAAAATTCATATTTCAATTTTAATCAAGACACTCTTAAAAAAAGAGAGATTTTTTCACATAGACTTCAAAAACTCATAGGTGAAGATAATCTAGGTATTGTTAAAACAGGTGAACATGTACATTATGGAAAAGTAATTGTAAATGAATCAACTTGTACTTTATGTCTAGTTTGCGTTGGATCTTGTAATGTTGGAGCATTAATTGCAGATGCTAAAGATAATACATTAAGATTAAATCCAAGTTTATGTACCTCATGTGGTTACTGTGAAATTTCATGTCCTGAAAAAGATTGTTTAACAATACAGCGTGATATTATAGAACTACAACCATCTTGGTTTAAAGACAGTGTTTTAGCACAAGATACGCTTTTTGCCTGTGTTGAATGCGGAAAAGAGTTTGCTACAACTAAAGCTATTGAAAAAATAGCAGCTATGATGGGACCAATTTTTTCTGTTGATCCTGTAAAAGAGAGAAGTTTATATTGCTGTGCTGATTGTAAACCAAAAATTATGATGCAAAGCTATTTTGATAAAAAAAATCAAGGAGAAAATAATGCAAGATAA
- a CDS encoding ABC transporter substrate-binding protein encodes MIKRLPIIIFIFIIFYIYFKDDVFKDKTIVIGASLPNSGIIKSWGDAVTSGVNSYLNYSNENHLLGNKEIKFLTYDDKYEPELTLENTNKLIYKEKVFALFGFVGTPTVKRVLPILYDENIPFFSAFTGASFLRDNKNENFINFRASYNQEIEALINYLSKQKKLNKVAVFYQNDDYGEEGYISLLQALKNKDIKLVAEGSYKRNTLSISHAFNEIKDANPQVIFMIGAYKTNSLFIKKAKENENLKDTIFCNISFGDANSMIKELEKLDTNTQNLIFSQVVPSYINSDIPVVFEYQNLMKKYYPNEELGFLSLEAFLSAKVLVNAISRIQGDITREKFIYMLKTTPTNLLEGINIKFENSQLLNNVYLFEYKNNQFLELKNEK; translated from the coding sequence ATGATAAAACGACTACCTATAATTATATTTATATTTATTATTTTTTATATATATTTCAAAGATGATGTATTCAAAGATAAAACAATTGTTATTGGCGCTTCACTACCAAATAGTGGAATTATAAAATCTTGGGGAGATGCTGTTACAAGTGGTGTAAATAGTTATTTAAATTATTCAAATGAAAATCATTTACTTGGAAATAAAGAGATTAAATTTCTAACATACGATGATAAATACGAGCCTGAGCTCACCTTAGAAAACACAAATAAACTTATTTATAAAGAAAAAGTATTTGCTCTTTTTGGTTTTGTTGGAACTCCCACGGTAAAAAGAGTTTTACCTATTTTATATGATGAAAATATTCCATTTTTTTCAGCATTTACAGGAGCTTCTTTTCTAAGAGATAATAAAAATGAAAACTTCATAAATTTTAGAGCATCTTATAATCAAGAAATTGAAGCATTGATAAACTATTTGTCTAAGCAAAAAAAGCTAAATAAAGTTGCCGTTTTTTATCAAAATGATGATTATGGAGAAGAAGGATATATTTCATTATTACAAGCCCTTAAAAATAAAGATATAAAACTTGTAGCTGAGGGTTCTTATAAAAGAAATACCCTATCAATAAGTCATGCTTTTAATGAAATAAAAGATGCAAATCCCCAAGTTATATTTATGATAGGAGCTTATAAAACAAACTCTTTATTTATCAAAAAAGCAAAAGAAAATGAAAATCTAAAAGATACAATTTTTTGTAATATCTCTTTTGGTGATGCGAACTCTATGATAAAAGAACTAGAAAAACTAGATACAAATACTCAAAATCTAATTTTTTCACAAGTTGTTCCTAGCTATATAAATAGCGATATTCCTGTAGTTTTTGAGTATCAAAATCTTATGAAAAAATATTATCCAAATGAAGAATTAGGATTTTTATCCCTTGAAGCATTTTTATCTGCAAAAGTTTTGGTAAATGCAATTTCTAGAATTCAAGGTGATATTACTAGAGAAAAGTTTATTTATATGCTAAAAACAACACCTACTAACTTATTAGAAGGAATTAATATTAAATTTGAGAACTCTCAACTTTTAAATAACGTTTACTTATTTGAGTATAAAAACAATCAATTCCTTGAGTTGAAAAATGAAAAATAA
- a CDS encoding cytochrome b/b6 domain-containing protein: MENKSFLSEYKAYLIIGFLFILLTYWYFWLASIADINYVYKFILQMLQGNFTGQVVPFESLTHYQQMEVGLFGPRYDAIAPEVIRAFEERQHLLPIVFTVEFFLFLTMFIVAKGRKQAKITRENDKVQIYSIFQRLVILLNIIIMMYLFITGFSITFGNWTGGGYIARLMRATHEIVGLGWMPIWFIMTIIAFKDHKFFVRPSSKIWNKIFLRGKYKHMDRINYYMYVAFGSLLVLSGFVIWYMFPNAATHAETIQIKRFILFIHFMGSAIISFFTFETVYSYFVSVKGYIPGVVTGKLPLEYLEQLRPDVLEEDKNLLKKD, translated from the coding sequence ATGGAAAATAAAAGTTTTCTAAGTGAATATAAGGCCTATTTAATTATAGGCTTTTTATTCATCCTTTTAACATATTGGTATTTCTGGTTAGCATCAATTGCTGATATAAATTATGTTTATAAGTTTATATTACAAATGTTGCAAGGTAATTTCACAGGTCAAGTGGTACCATTTGAAAGCTTAACTCACTATCAACAGATGGAAGTAGGGCTTTTTGGACCAAGATATGATGCAATTGCACCAGAAGTTATAAGAGCATTTGAAGAAAGACAGCATTTACTTCCAATAGTATTTACAGTTGAATTCTTCTTATTCTTAACTATGTTTATTGTAGCAAAAGGAAGAAAACAAGCAAAAATTACAAGGGAAAATGATAAGGTTCAAATTTATTCAATCTTTCAAAGATTGGTAATTTTACTAAATATTATCATTATGATGTATCTATTTATCACAGGTTTTTCAATTACATTTGGAAACTGGACAGGTGGTGGATATATTGCAAGATTAATGAGAGCAACACATGAAATAGTAGGTCTTGGATGGATGCCAATTTGGTTTATTATGACTATAATTGCTTTTAAAGATCACAAATTTTTCGTAAGACCAAGTTCTAAAATATGGAATAAAATTTTCCTAAGAGGAAAGTATAAGCATATGGATAGAATTAATTATTATATGTATGTTGCTTTTGGTTCATTATTAGTACTTAGTGGATTTGTAATTTGGTATATGTTTCCAAATGCTGCAACACATGCTGAAACTATACAGATAAAAAGATTTATTTTGTTTATACATTTTATGGGTAGTGCGATTATTTCGTTCTTTACTTTTGAAACAGTTTATTCATACTTTGTATCTGTAAAAGGTTACATCCCAGGAGTTGTAACTGGAAAATTACCTCTTGAGTATCTAGAACAATTAAGACCCGACGTTTTAGAAGAGGATAAGAATTTATTAAAAAAAGATTAG
- a CDS encoding TorD/DmsD family molecular chaperone produces the protein MQDNQTINKARALYYNLFANFFVESSKSENYFELLRLINILKQNPLDELSGEALENISSLLDPSSNVALLKEFDDLFHNPTTKKIRQTASFYDEGVESGKKRVEMIQFVAKTKIRRDEKNYFEYEDSVGFIFSLMAELTNQISNGEKVYENTVHCIFAEILNEFIEEFAKDVFEHNSSKIYKELMIVLHSFVAFERLYLEVSKAPKKERIVKKEEETCDVISDEEMARRARNKALKALGPKEEEACPIDIVSVGETEI, from the coding sequence ATGCAAGATAATCAAACAATAAATAAAGCAAGAGCTTTATACTACAACCTTTTTGCAAATTTCTTTGTGGAGAGTTCTAAGAGTGAGAACTACTTTGAATTATTAAGATTAATAAATATTTTAAAACAAAATCCTCTTGATGAACTTTCAGGTGAAGCTTTAGAAAATATTTCAAGCTTATTGGATCCTAGTTCAAATGTTGCTTTATTAAAAGAGTTTGATGATTTATTTCATAATCCAACAACTAAAAAAATCAGACAAACAGCATCATTCTATGATGAAGGCGTTGAGTCAGGTAAAAAAAGAGTTGAGATGATTCAATTTGTTGCTAAAACAAAAATTAGAAGAGATGAAAAAAACTATTTTGAGTATGAAGATTCAGTTGGGTTTATTTTTTCTTTAATGGCAGAATTAACAAATCAAATATCAAATGGTGAAAAAGTTTATGAAAATACAGTTCATTGTATTTTTGCTGAAATTTTAAATGAATTTATTGAAGAGTTTGCTAAAGATGTATTTGAGCATAATAGTTCTAAAATATATAAAGAGTTAATGATAGTTCTTCATTCATTTGTTGCTTTTGAAAGATTATATTTAGAAGTATCTAAAGCTCCTAAAAAAGAGCGAATAGTAAAAAAAGAAGAAGAAACTTGTGATGTTATTTCAGATGAAGAAATGGCTAGACGTGCGAGAAATAAAGCATTAAAAGCATTAGGACCAAAAGAAGAAGAAGCTTGTCCTATTGATATTGTAAGTGTGGGTGAAACAGAAATCTAA
- a CDS encoding formate dehydrogenase subunit alpha has product MSANTYESLNAKVGRRSFMKMAAVATAFGVTSSFASTTATRQATVEEIKNPFPGSKMVKSICTACSVGCGVIAEVQNGVWVRQEVAQDHPVSLGGHCCKGADMIDMVRSEVRLKHPMVKKNGQWQRISWDEALDGIASKLEDLRKTSGPDSAMFLGSAKFNNEQSYYYRKFAAMFGTNNIDHQARIUHSSTVAGVANTWGYGAMTNSLGDIQNSKAIIIFGANPAVNHPVGFQHFLKAKERNNSKIIVIDPRFTKTAAKADLYAQIRPGTDIPFMYGMLNIIFENGWHDKNFINDRVFGMDEIMAEAKNWPLERVADVTGVKADLILQITKLYAAAKPGTLVWAMGLTQHTNGTSNTRMAPILQLALGNMGVEGGGTNILRGHDNVQGATDFGCLADSLPGYYGLVEGSWKYFASSWGVDFNWLQGRFKDPSWMGKKGFTLARWWAGVLGENPGEDAIHNAGTKLKALFVMGNGITSTAQTKKVKEALDNLELAVFCDPFVNEGAILTDKQNDVYILPAATQFETSGSVTATNRSAQWRYEIIKPMYESKADQDIMFELAKRLGFYDELVAGMGKGKDFSWPEDATNEIARIIKTIGLTGWTADRLKKHTDNWHMFDEVTLRGYGDMTGEYYGLPWPCWTTSHSGSPVLYNINLPVKEGGMGFRNRFGVEKDGVDLLAGKGSAPKDSNNKDGYPEITAENIEAVLGITLTEDEKAKIGKNWKVDKSDIIAEKCMEAGIAPYGNAKARAKVWDWADTIPKHREPLHSPRSDLVKEYPSFADKPDHWRVDTRYISEQTKQDWAKDFPINLVTGRLVNMNGAGMENRASKYLAKLTPEMFCDINPDLAGRYGIRDGSMMWIHSPQGTKIKVKAHYSHSVSPDRIFIPIHFAGVLEGESLLHKYPDGTAPYATGESANTVTNYGYDIVTQIPETKGGLCQISRV; this is encoded by the coding sequence ATGTCAGCAAATACATATGAATCTCTAAATGCAAAAGTAGGACGACGGTCATTTATGAAAATGGCTGCAGTTGCAACTGCATTTGGAGTTACATCATCTTTTGCAAGCACTACTGCTACTAGACAAGCAACTGTTGAAGAGATTAAAAATCCTTTTCCAGGTTCAAAAATGGTTAAATCTATTTGTACTGCTTGTTCTGTTGGTTGTGGTGTAATAGCAGAAGTTCAAAATGGTGTGTGGGTAAGACAAGAAGTTGCACAAGATCACCCTGTATCTCTTGGAGGTCACTGTTGTAAAGGTGCCGATATGATTGATATGGTTAGATCAGAAGTAAGACTTAAACATCCAATGGTTAAGAAAAATGGTCAATGGCAAAGAATTTCTTGGGATGAAGCTTTAGATGGAATTGCATCTAAACTTGAAGACTTAAGAAAAACGTCAGGACCTGATTCAGCGATGTTTTTAGGATCAGCAAAATTCAATAATGAACAATCGTATTATTATAGAAAATTTGCAGCAATGTTTGGAACTAATAATATAGATCACCAAGCTAGAATTTGACATAGCTCAACAGTTGCCGGTGTGGCAAATACATGGGGTTATGGTGCTATGACAAATTCTTTAGGAGATATTCAAAATTCTAAAGCGATTATAATTTTTGGAGCGAATCCTGCTGTGAATCATCCAGTTGGTTTTCAACATTTCTTAAAAGCAAAAGAAAGAAATAATTCAAAAATTATTGTAATAGATCCTAGATTTACAAAAACTGCTGCAAAAGCAGATTTATATGCACAAATTAGACCAGGAACAGATATTCCATTTATGTATGGAATGTTAAATATTATATTTGAAAATGGATGGCATGATAAAAACTTTATTAATGATAGAGTTTTTGGTATGGATGAAATTATGGCTGAAGCTAAAAATTGGCCTCTTGAAAGAGTGGCTGACGTTACAGGTGTTAAAGCGGATTTAATTTTACAAATTACAAAATTATATGCAGCTGCAAAACCCGGAACATTAGTTTGGGCAATGGGATTAACGCAACATACAAATGGAACATCAAATACTAGAATGGCTCCAATCTTACAACTTGCTCTTGGAAACATGGGTGTTGAAGGTGGTGGAACTAATATTCTAAGAGGTCATGATAATGTTCAAGGGGCAACAGACTTTGGTTGTTTAGCTGATTCATTACCTGGATATTATGGTTTAGTAGAAGGTTCTTGGAAATATTTTGCATCATCTTGGGGAGTAGATTTTAATTGGCTTCAAGGTAGATTCAAAGATCCATCATGGATGGGTAAAAAAGGATTTACATTAGCTAGATGGTGGGCTGGAGTTTTAGGTGAAAATCCTGGAGAAGATGCTATTCATAATGCAGGAACAAAATTAAAAGCTTTATTTGTAATGGGTAATGGAATTACTTCTACTGCTCAAACAAAAAAAGTTAAAGAAGCCTTAGATAATCTAGAACTTGCTGTATTCTGTGATCCATTTGTTAATGAAGGTGCAATTTTAACAGACAAACAAAATGATGTTTATATTTTACCAGCAGCAACTCAATTTGAAACAAGTGGTTCAGTAACTGCTACAAATAGATCTGCTCAATGGAGATATGAGATTATTAAACCTATGTATGAATCTAAGGCTGACCAAGACATTATGTTTGAATTAGCTAAAAGATTAGGATTCTATGATGAATTAGTTGCTGGAATGGGTAAAGGGAAAGATTTCTCATGGCCTGAAGATGCAACAAATGAAATTGCAAGAATCATCAAAACTATTGGATTAACTGGATGGACAGCTGATAGATTGAAAAAACATACAGACAATTGGCATATGTTTGATGAAGTAACATTAAGAGGTTATGGAGATATGACTGGTGAGTACTATGGTTTACCATGGCCTTGTTGGACAACATCTCATTCTGGAAGCCCGGTTTTATATAATATAAATTTACCTGTTAAAGAAGGTGGAATGGGATTCAGAAACAGATTTGGTGTTGAAAAAGATGGTGTGGATTTACTTGCAGGTAAAGGTAGTGCACCAAAAGATTCAAACAACAAAGATGGATACCCTGAAATCACAGCTGAAAATATTGAAGCTGTTTTAGGAATAACTTTAACAGAAGATGAAAAAGCAAAAATTGGTAAAAACTGGAAAGTTGATAAGTCAGATATTATTGCTGAAAAATGTATGGAAGCTGGAATTGCGCCTTATGGAAATGCAAAAGCTAGAGCAAAAGTTTGGGATTGGGCTGATACTATTCCAAAACATAGAGAACCATTACATTCACCAAGAAGTGATTTAGTAAAAGAATATCCAAGTTTTGCCGATAAACCAGATCACTGGAGAGTTGATACAAGATATATTTCTGAGCAAACTAAACAAGATTGGGCAAAAGATTTCCCAATTAACTTAGTTACAGGAAGACTTGTAAATATGAATGGTGCTGGTATGGAAAATAGAGCTAGTAAATATCTTGCAAAATTAACACCTGAAATGTTCTGTGATATTAATCCAGATTTAGCAGGAAGATATGGTATTAGAGATGGTTCTATGATGTGGATTCATTCACCTCAAGGAACAAAAATTAAAGTAAAAGCACATTATTCTCATTCAGTTAGTCCTGATAGAATATTTATTCCAATTCACTTTGCAGGTGTATTAGAAGGTGAAAGTTTACTTCATAAATATCCTGATGGAACTGCTCCTTATGCGACAGGTGAGAGTGCAAATACTGTTACTAACTACGGTTATGACATTGTTACTCAAATCCCTGAAACAAAAGGTGGATTATGTCAGATTTCAAGAGTGTAG
- a CDS encoding IS5 family transposase, whose amino-acid sequence MAGLFDYEFQLEKINKHQPPLQKLNKIIDWEMFRETIESALEKEDRKSNAGRKPYDKLLMFKILILQRYYNLSDEQTEFQIKDRLSFLDFLGLQIGDDVPDEKTIWLFKEQLKEKGLSKKLFELFTSKLISNGIVAKEGTIVDASFVNVPKQRNTRDENKQIKEDKMPQSFEDNPNKKAQKDCDARWTTKGGQREYGYKDHVASDQKTKIITKYEVTPASTHDSQVVKDLIDGDDNTLYADSAYKSEETEQYLESKNVKSKVIKRAYRNKPLTNAQHKENYKHSKTRVRVEHIFGTLTTQMHNALNLLSIGIDRIKSTIGLTNLTYNLVRYEQMVRLQKVKLI is encoded by the coding sequence ATGGCAGGACTATTTGACTACGAATTTCAATTGGAAAAAATCAATAAACATCAACCACCGCTACAAAAACTAAACAAGATTATTGATTGGGAGATGTTTAGAGAAACAATTGAATCAGCTTTAGAAAAAGAGGATAGAAAGTCAAATGCAGGAAGAAAGCCATACGATAAATTGCTAATGTTTAAAATTTTAATACTTCAACGATATTATAATCTTTCAGATGAACAAACAGAATTTCAGATCAAAGATAGATTATCATTTTTAGATTTTTTAGGATTGCAAATCGGTGATGATGTACCAGATGAAAAGACTATATGGTTGTTTAAAGAGCAACTAAAAGAGAAAGGTTTATCCAAAAAATTATTTGAACTATTTACCTCTAAACTTATCTCAAATGGAATAGTTGCCAAAGAGGGGACAATCGTTGATGCTTCATTTGTAAATGTACCCAAACAAAGAAATACAAGAGATGAAAATAAACAAATCAAAGAGGATAAAATGCCACAAAGCTTTGAAGACAATCCAAATAAAAAAGCTCAAAAAGATTGTGATGCAAGATGGACAACAAAAGGAGGTCAAAGAGAATATGGATATAAAGATCATGTAGCCTCAGATCAGAAAACTAAAATTATCACTAAATATGAAGTGACGCCAGCTTCAACCCATGATTCACAAGTGGTTAAAGATTTGATAGATGGAGATGATAATACCCTCTATGCTGATAGTGCTTATAAATCTGAAGAGACTGAGCAATATCTCGAAAGTAAAAATGTGAAATCAAAAGTTATCAAAAGAGCCTACAGAAACAAACCCTTAACCAATGCCCAGCATAAAGAAAATTATAAACACTCTAAAACAAGAGTAAGAGTTGAACATATATTTGGAACACTTACAACTCAAATGCATAATGCACTTAATCTTCTCTCAATTGGAATAGATAGGATAAAGTCCACAATAGGACTTACGAACCTTACCTACAACTTAGTCAGATACGAACAGATGGTTAGATTACAAAAGGTAAAATTGATATGA
- a CDS encoding Tat pathway signal protein: MQESRREFAKKAAMVAAGAAVVGGSSVLANSSESSVQGDSNNGVVLGSSRKKEILYKKTAAWEEFYKTAK; encoded by the coding sequence GTGCAAGAAAGCAGAAGAGAATTTGCAAAAAAAGCTGCAATGGTCGCTGCGGGAGCGGCAGTTGTTGGTGGTTCGAGTGTGTTGGCTAATAGTAGTGAATCATCTGTTCAAGGTGATAGCAATAATGGTGTTGTTTTAGGGAGCTCTAGAAAAAAAGAGATTCTTTACAAAAAAACTGCAGCTTGGGAAGAATTTTACAAGACTGCAAAATAA